In Sodalis ligni, a single genomic region encodes these proteins:
- a CDS encoding ABC transporter permease translates to MIKQVSVTLTAPAVRRPKAGSYSARVLRRFLHQPVSLAASLVLLIILVSCIGANWIAPEDPYATSILMRMADMGTSHRLLGGDELGRDLLSRLIYGGRVSLLMAFMPVMIGLLAGGFLGILAGYAGGRVNTAIMRSMDIFYAFPSVLLAVAISGALGPGLLNAILSLSLIFIPPITRISESVTTQVRGYEFVMAAMLSGASTWRIIRQHVLSNVAGPIIVFASSQISISIITASGLSFLGLGVSPPTADWGLMLSSLRQSIYVNPAVAAMPGVMIFLCSICFNVISDGVRKAMEIRR, encoded by the coding sequence ATGATAAAGCAGGTTTCAGTGACCCTGACCGCGCCGGCCGTTCGGCGACCCAAGGCGGGAAGCTACAGCGCCCGGGTCTTGCGCCGCTTCCTTCATCAGCCGGTTTCCCTGGCGGCATCCCTGGTGCTGCTGATTATCCTGGTCTCCTGTATCGGCGCCAACTGGATAGCCCCCGAGGATCCCTATGCCACCAGTATCCTGATGAGGATGGCGGATATGGGCACTTCTCACCGGCTGCTGGGGGGCGACGAACTGGGCCGCGACCTGCTGTCGCGCCTGATTTACGGCGGACGGGTATCGCTGCTGATGGCTTTTATGCCGGTGATGATCGGCCTGCTGGCCGGCGGCTTTCTCGGTATCCTGGCCGGTTACGCCGGCGGCCGGGTCAATACCGCCATCATGCGCAGCATGGATATCTTCTATGCTTTCCCCTCCGTCCTGCTGGCGGTGGCCATTTCCGGCGCACTGGGGCCGGGGCTGCTGAACGCGATTTTATCCCTGTCGCTGATTTTCATTCCCCCCATCACCCGTATTTCCGAAAGCGTCACCACCCAGGTGCGGGGCTATGAATTCGTCATGGCGGCCATGCTGTCCGGCGCCTCCACCTGGCGCATCATCCGGCAGCATGTGCTGAGCAATGTCGCCGGGCCGATTATCGTGTTCGCCTCCAGCCAGATCAGTATCTCCATCATCACCGCCTCGGGATTGAGCTTCCTCGGCCTCGGGGTCAGCCCGCCCACCGCCGACTGGGGACTGATGCTCTCGTCGCTGCGGCAGTCGATTTATGTCAATCCGGCCGTGGCGGCCATGCCCGGCGTCATGATCTTTCTCTGCTCGATTTGTTTCAACGTCATCAGCGATGGCGTGCGCAAAGCCATGGAGATCCGTCGATGA
- a CDS encoding ABC transporter permease, with amino-acid sequence MPHYWLAIVLVIIFSVNHMWLPPLGMGPNEWRLDWVHVQHMILPTVTMAAIPISVIARTVRANVAEVMDQEFITTLWSKGLTRSRIFWHVIRNVLPGSMAVMGLQIGHMLGGSVLVETVFAWPGTGFLMATAIFQRDLPLLQGTMLVLSISFVLLNLLVDLLQSWADPRLRRIG; translated from the coding sequence GTGCCCCACTACTGGCTGGCCATCGTGCTGGTGATCATTTTCTCGGTAAACCATATGTGGCTGCCGCCGTTGGGCATGGGGCCGAATGAGTGGCGGCTGGACTGGGTGCATGTTCAGCATATGATCCTGCCCACGGTGACCATGGCCGCCATTCCCATTTCGGTGATTGCCCGCACGGTACGGGCCAACGTCGCCGAAGTGATGGATCAGGAATTCATCACCACCCTGTGGTCGAAAGGACTCACCCGCTCCCGTATCTTCTGGCATGTGATCCGCAACGTATTGCCCGGTTCCATGGCGGTAATGGGCTTGCAAATCGGCCATATGCTGGGGGGATCGGTACTGGTGGAAACGGTTTTCGCCTGGCCCGGCACCGGCTTTTTGATGGCCACCGCCATTTTCCAGCGCGACCTGCCTCTGCTGCAAGGCACCATGCTGGTACTGTCCATTTCCTTTGTACTGCTGAATTTGCTGGTCGACCTGCTGCAAAGCTGGGCCGATCCGCGCCTGAGGAGGATCGGATGA
- a CDS encoding ABC transporter permease: MLSYVIRRLLYAIPISLAVTIVVFSLVHLAPGDAINALVPDEASQELVDQIRHEYGLDKPLPVQYFYWLGNALRGNLGMSLGSGRPVATETMTAVKNTLVLAVSAGLLSCVLGFTLGIAAGVWRDRLPDHAISFFTPGGGQRAPLLAGHRAGDHFLGKPYVAAAVGHGAE, encoded by the coding sequence ATGTTGTCGTATGTTATTCGTCGTCTCCTGTACGCCATCCCCATTTCGCTGGCGGTCACGATAGTGGTGTTTTCCCTGGTGCACCTGGCGCCGGGGGATGCCATAAACGCCCTGGTGCCGGATGAGGCGTCGCAGGAACTGGTGGATCAGATCCGTCATGAGTACGGGCTGGATAAACCGTTGCCGGTGCAATACTTCTATTGGCTGGGCAACGCCCTGCGGGGCAACCTGGGCATGTCGCTGGGCTCCGGCAGGCCGGTGGCGACGGAGACCATGACCGCGGTGAAAAACACCCTGGTGCTGGCGGTAAGCGCCGGTTTGCTGAGCTGCGTCCTGGGGTTTACCTTAGGGATCGCCGCCGGCGTGTGGCGGGATCGCCTGCCCGATCACGCCATTAGCTTTTTTACCCCTGGCGGGGGTCAGCGTGCCCCACTACTGGCTGGCCATCGTGCTGGTGATCATTTTCTCGGTAAACCATATGTGGCTGCCGCCGTTGGGCATGGGGCCGAATGA